One genomic window of Arachis hypogaea cultivar Tifrunner chromosome 8, arahy.Tifrunner.gnm2.J5K5, whole genome shotgun sequence includes the following:
- the LOC112705269 gene encoding uncharacterized protein, which produces MTINEQNETMITNMRTLTFLLLLFLLYDFLQAHSAQDTLITGQSIPRTRKVLASAGEKFVLGFFSPLENPGQSYLGIWYNTNRTYPGKTVMVWVANRDNPVLGSNGGGVFQIAQDGNLLVTNESGSTFWSSKLDKSSSNNRTVKLTDSGNLVLFQHHDDDGNGTSYIIWQSFQYPTDTFLPGMEIDRAMELTSWRYDGGGGGRESFFTFKMSQTGNNRFRIMDSQNQLHWENDGLNSNDLSPDVLNYLTNFTDAENRPSKYVNTNTSKSLYYSYQDTRIVMNSTGELQFWKWEESEWIMQWKHPSSMCKIHNFCGNFSSCNVDDWMPCKCLPGFRLASEYETQSYEMGMKFPGCVRKSESHGDNRDMVFLNLPKIRLDETDQKEYNTETEEECKFLCLNMSHPQCQAYAYNTSNDYRVVTSSSCRIWTNDLATLQVDQEAGGDLAVLVKSSDIGRTVACNPCGIYTIPYPLSTGPNCGDPEYYKFNCSYSTGQVSFMMPGGQLKRITWIDENARKFYIKTDDTYHCDYIYQNDKPDPPFYVTNWCFKEDQIEISWQPPLQRPCNEHNDCRGFPHSTCMPTIEGKNRCLCDPKYQWNSSISNCMQDEKSRNHLRDRVHLILIVTLAGVIFLASTMVFGYVWRKKVIDRENIQIQESLYDTERHVKGLIGLGRLEEKHSKGIEVPFYTFGSIVAATDNFSDSNKLGKGGYGPVYKARFPGGQDIAVKRLSSVSTQGLEEFKNETVLIAKLQHRNLVRLRGYCVKGDEKILLYEYMPNKSLDSFIFDRTRTLLLNWQMRFDIILGIARGLLYLHQDSILRVIHRDLKTSNILLDKDMTPKISDFGLAKIFGGKETEASTERVMGTYGYMAPEYALDGFFSIKSDVFSFGVVILEILSGKKNTGFYQFKQTATLLGYAWGLWTENRLTDLMDASFSGNCDENQFIKCSQIALLCVQDEPGDRPTMSNVVTMLDSEIATIPTPTQPTFYAVRRTRSTTPFSSSKPETTMQVESSYQEDMVDQFVCKLQLKEDNKLIIPTCSIAYPIFCHDMHKTTKPPFLTLTGNMRTITFLFLFYLQLPCSFKSCLARDFLNPGQNITGITSVLVSAGQRFVLGFFSPAGNPTETYLGIWYYQSQTFSSELPTVVWVANRDKPILNSHVGVFQIAGDGNLVVKDNYWSSELEGSSSRNRTVKLMDSGNLVLFQNDENIWQSFQHPTDTFLPGMKMDTTMELTCWSGDSDPRPGNFTFKIMSQTAGDNPPYIILNNNKLYWESSGQNGHLNPDSEFDAVAYFLSNFSSSTKLGNPVSPTNYENTRLLMNSTGYLQFLTRDNFQGDWLVYWKAPKSLCDSYNFCGNFFTCNDNNVERCKCLPGFNQVSEGDTNGYCARKSSSCGEGIGFLNLVMVKVRNPDVYYTAANETDCKDKCVKMCPKCQAYSYSVPMDTTRRDLSFSTCWIWTHDLITLQEGYFGRNLSVRVDISDIEATPRSCEPCGTNIVPYPLSTGPNCGDPLYFTFSCNRSTGDLSFVPTTTSDGYTVISIDADSRKFVIKVSSAETYCNLQSRNDKTLQIHFPFNVTNECRTEDEVEVTWLPPSEPICNESLDCKGWNHSTCEKTGDSKRCLCNSNYRWNNASLNCDINEAIAIPVGTEQKVNKKSQKSLIIGVTLGSVLVLACAIVSAYLCRRKITYNKDKDKIQRNRGRFYDSERHVKDLMEVEGFEEKDHEDIEVPFFDFESILIATDNFSDANKLGRGGYGPVYKGKLQDEVVAVKRLSSISSQGLLEFKNEVVLIAKLQHRNLVRLRGYCIKGEEKILLYEYMPNKSLDSFIFDPKQSVHLDWQIRFDIILGVARGILYLHQDSRLRVIHRDLKTSNILLDKMMQPKISDFGLARIVGGKETETNTERVVGTYGYMSPEYALDGFFSTKSDVFSFGVVLLEIISGKKNTGFYQSSQVPSLLGYAWKLWTENKLIDLMDMSLVESCNENQFIRCAHAALLCVQDEPSDRPSMSSVVTMLDSETSTLPTPKQPTFFASRGQPTTSSSKSTEINMQFESTTHYQEGR; this is translated from the exons ATGACAATCAATGAACAAAATGAAACGATGATAACTAACATGAGAACCctcacttttcttcttctactcttccttCTGTATGATTTTTTGCAGGCGCATTCTGCACAAGATACTCTAATCACCGGCCAAAGCATACCTAGAACTAGAAAAGTTCTTGCTTCAGCCGGTGAAAAATTCGTACTAGGCTTCTTCTCTCCTCTGGAAAACCCAGGTCAAAGTTACCTCGGAATATGGTACAACACCAACAGAACTTACCCAGGAAAAACAGTAATGGTTTGGGTTGCAAATAGAGACAATCCTGTTCTGGGTTCCAATGGTGGAGGAGTCTTCCAAATTGCACAAGATGGAAATCTTCTAGTCACAAATGAATCAGGGTCAACGTTCTGGTCTTCTAAACTTGATAAATCCAGTTCCAATAACAGAACAGTCAAGTTAACCGACTCTGGGAACTTAGTGTTGTTCCAgcatcatgatgatgatggcaatGGAACAAGCTACATAATTTGGCAAAGCTTTCAATACCCAACAGACACGTTTCTTCCCGGAATGGAAATAGACAGAGCCATGGAACTTACTTCTTGGAGATACGACGGCGGTGGCGGtggaagagagagcttcttcacCTTCAAGATGTCTCAAACAGGAAACAACCGTTTCAGAATCATGGATAGCCAAAACCAACTTCACTGGGAGAATGATGGACTCAATTCCAATGATTTGTCCCCTGATGTGCTTAACTACTTGACAAACTTCACCGATGCAGAAAATCGTCCATCCAAGTATGTCAACACAAACACTTCGAAATCGTTGTACTATTCATACCAAGACACAAGGATCGTGATGAACTCTACAGGAGAGTTACAATTTTGGAAGTGGGAAGAATCTGAATGGATCATGCAATGGAAACATCCTTCAAGCATGTGCAAGATACACAATTTCTGTGGTAACTTTAGCAGCTGCAACGTCGATGATTGGATGCCATGCAAGTGTTTGCCAGGGTTTAGGCTCGCTTCAGAGTATGAAACTCAGAGCTATGAAATGGGGATGAAATTCCCAGGATGTGTGAGAAAGTCAGAATCCCATGGCGACAACAGAGACATGGTGTTCCTCAATCTACCTAAGATAAGACTCGATGAGACAGATCAAAAGGAATATAACACAGAGACTGAAGAAGAATGCAAGTTTTTGTGCTTGAACATGTCTCATCCACAGTGCCAGGCTTATGCATACAACACTTCTAACGACTATCGTGTCGTTACTTCTTCTTCGTGTAGGATTTGGACAAATGATTTAGCTACTCTTCAAGTAGACCAAGAGGCTGGTGGTGATCTTGCTGTTCTTGTCAAGAGTTCAGATATAG GGCGAACAGTGGCATGTAATCCTTGCGGAATATATACAATTCCTTATCCGCTAAGTACAGGGCCAAACTGTGGAGACCCGGAATACTATAAGTTCAATTGCAGCTACTCAACAGGGCAGGTAAGTTTCATGATGCCCGGAGGACAATTGAAAAGAATTACTTGGATCGACGAAAATGCCAGAAAGTTTTACATCAAAACGGATGATACATATCATTGTGATTACATCTATCAAAATGACAAACCTGATCCTCCATTTTATGTGACTAACTGGTGCTTTAAAGAGGATCAAATAGAGATTAGTTGGCAACCGCCACTCCAACGGCCTTGTAATGAGCATAATGACTGCAGGGGTTTCCCTCATTCAACATGCATGCCAACAATTGAAGGGAAAAACAGGTGCCTTTGTgatccaaaatatcaatggaatTCCTCAATTTCAAATTGTATGCAAG ATGAGAAATCAAGAAATCATTTGAGGGACCGAGTACATTTGATTCTCATAGTAACTCTTGCTGGTGTGATTTTTCTAGCAAGCACAATGGTATTTGGTTATGTGTGGAGAAAAAAAGTGATAG ACAGGGAAAACATTCAAATTCAGGAGAGCTTGTATGACACTGAAAGGCATGTTAAAGGTTTAATTGGTTTGGGACGTTTAGAAGAAAAACACAGTAAAGGGATTGAAGTGCCATTTTACACTTTTGGAAGCATTGTAGCAGCTACTGATAATTTCTCAGATTCAAACAAGCTTGGAAAAGGAGGTTATGGACCAGTTTACAAG GCAAGGTTTCCCGGAGGTCAAGACATTGCAGTAAAAAGGCTTTCAAGTGTTTCTACTCAAGGGTTAGAGGAGTTCAAGAATGAGACTGTTTTAATTGCCAAACTCCAACATCGGAACCTTGTTAGACTCAGAGGCTACTGTGTAAAAGGGGATGAAAAAATCTTACTCTATGAATATATGCCAAACAAAAGTTTGGACTCATTTATATTTG ATCGGACACGAACTCTGCTCCTGAACTGGCAAATGCGATTTGACATAATTTTGGGCATTGCACGAGGATTGCTATATCTTCACCAAGACTCTATACTAAGAGTAATTCATAGAGACCTAAAAACTAGCAACATTCTTTTAGACAAGGATATGACACCAAAGATTTCAGATTTTGGACTTGCAAAAATATTTGGAGGAAAAGAAACTGAAGCAAGCACAGAGAGAGTCATGGGAACATA TGGATATATGGCACCAGAGTATGCTTTGGATGGATTTTTCTCAATCAAATCTGATGTTTTCAGTTTTGGTGTAGTCATATTAGAGATTCTAAGTGGAAAAAAGAACACAGGATTCTATCAATTCAAACAAACTGCTACCCTTTTGGGATAT GCATGGGGATTATGGACAGAGAATAGGCTTACGGATTTAATGGATGCATCTTTCAGTGGAAATTGCGACGAGAATCAATTTATCAAGTGTTCACAAATTGCACTCTTGTGTGTGCAAGATGAACCAGGTGATCGACCAACCATGTCAAATGTTGTGACAATGCTTGATAGCGAGATTGCAACCATCCCTACTCCTACACAACCAACATTTTATGCAGTTAGAAGGACTAGGAGCACTACTCCTTTTTCTTCAAGCAAACCAGAGACAACTATGCAAGTTGAGAGCAGTTATCAAGAAGACATGGTGGAT CAGTTTGTGTGCAAATTGCAGCTGAAGGAGGATAACAAATTAATAATACCCACATGTTCTATAGCATACCCCATTTTTTGTCATGACATGCATAAAACTACCAAACCTCCATTTTTGACCTTAACAGGTAACATGAGAACAATCactttcctcttcctcttctatcTGCAGTTGCCATGCTCCTTTAAGTCCTGTTTGGCAAGGGATTTCTTAAATCCTGGCCAAAACATAACTGGAATTACAAGTGTTCTTGTTTCAGCTGGACAAAGATTTGTATTAGGCTTCTTTTCTCCAGCTGGAAACCCAACAGAGACTTACCTTGGAATATGGTACTACCAATCACAGACCTTCTCATCAGAACTGCCGACAGTGGTATGGGTGGCCAATAGAGACAAACCAATCTTGAATTCCCATGTTGGAGTGTTCCAAATTGCAGGTGATGGAAACCTCGTGGTCAAAGACAATTACTGGTCCTCTGAACTTGAAGGGTCTTCATCAAGAAACAGGACAGTGAAGCTAATGGATTCAGGGAACCTAGTATTGTTCCAAAACGATGAGAATATATGGCAGAGTTTCCAACACCCCACAGACACGTTTCTTCCGGGTATGAAAATGGATACAACCATGGAACTAACTTGTTGGAGTGGTGACAGTGATCCACGACCTGGGAACTTCACCTTCAAGATCATGTCTCAAACAGCAGGGGACAACCCTCCTTACATAATCTTGAACAACAATAAGCTCTATTGGGAGAGTAGTGGACAAAACGGACACTTGAATCCAGATTCAGAGTTTGATGCTGTAGCTTACTTTTTGAGCAACTTCAGCTCTTCAACGAAACTAGGTAATCCCGTGAGTCCTACGAACTACGAGAACACAAGGCTATTGATGAATTCAACTGGGTATCTTCAGTTTCTAACAAGGGACAATTTCCAAGGTGATTGGTTGGTTTATTGGAAAGCTCCAAAGAGCTTATGCGACTCATACAATTTTTGCGGCAACTTCTTCACCTGCAACGACAACAACGTGGAGCGATGCAAGTGTTTACCGGGATTTAACCAAGTTAGCGAAGGTGATACTAATGGCTATTGTGCTAGAAAATCATCGTCGTGCGGAGAAGGCATAGGGTTCTTGAATTTGGTGATGGTGAAAGTGCGAAACCCTGATGTATATTACACGGCAGCAAATGAAACTGATTGTAAGGACAAGTGCGTTAAAATGTGCCCCAAGTGCCAGGCCTATTCTTATAGTGTTCCTATGGACACTACAAGGCGTGACCTTAGTTTCTCTACTTGCTGGATTTGGACACACGATTTAATTACACTCCAAGAAGGATACTTCGGCCGTAATCTCTCTGTCCGGGTAGATATATCAGACATAG AAGCAACTCCAAGAAGTTGTGAGCCTTGCGGAACAAACATAGTCCCTTATCCGTTGAGCACTGGACCCAATTGTGGTGATCCCTTGTACTTCACGTTCAGTTGCAACCGCTCAACAGGAGACCTTAGTTTCGTACCTACTACGACAAGTGACGGTTACACAGTTATTAGCATTGACGCAGATTCTAGAAAGTTCGTCATCAAAGTCAGTTCTGCGGAAACTTATTGTAATCTGCAAAGTCGTAACGATAAAACTCTGCAAATCCATTTTCCGTTTAACGTGACTAACGAGTGCCGCACAGAAGATGAAGTAGAGGTTACTTGGCTACCACCTTCTGAACCCATCTGCAATGAATCACTGGATTGTAAGGGTTGGAACCACTCAACTTGTGAAAAAACAGGAGATTCTAAGAGGTGTCTTTGCAATTCAAACTATCGTTGGAATAACGCTTCTCTTAATTGTGATATTAATG AAGCAATAGCCATTCCTGTTGGTACAGAACAAAAGGTAAACAAAAAAAGCCAAAAGTCTTTGATTATCGGAGTAACTCTTGGAAGTGTGCTTGTTCTGGCATGTGCTATAGTTTCTGCTTATTTATGTAGAAGgaaaataacttacaacaaag ACAAGGATAAAATTCAGAGAAATCGAGGGAGATTTTATGATAGTGAGAGACATGTGAAGGATTTGATGGAGGTTGAAGGATTTGAAGAAAAAGACCATGAAGACATAGAAGTACCATTCTTTGATTTTGAGAGCATACTAATAGCAACAGATAACTTCTCTGATGCAAATAAGCTTGGACGAGGTGGTTATGGACCGGTCTACAAG GGTAAGCTTCAAGATGAAGTTGTTGCAGTAAAACGGCTTTCAAGTATTTCGTCACAAGGTTTACTTGAGTTTAAGAATGAGGTTGTTTTGATAGCCAAATTACAGCATCGAAATCTTGTTAGGCTAAGAGGCTATTGCatcaaaggagaagaaaagattTTACTCTATGAGTATATGCCTAACAAAAGCTTAGACTCATTTATTTTCG ATCCTAAACAAAGTGTACATTTGGATTGGCAAATACGGTTTGACATCATTTTAGGAGTTGCTCGAGGAATATTATACCTTCATCAAGACTCCAGACTAAGAGTAATTCATCGAGATTTAAAAACTAGCAACATTCTTTTGGATAAGATGATGCAACCTAAAATTTCAGATTTTGGCTTGGCAAGAATAGTAGGAGGCAAAGAAACTGAGACGAACACAGAGAGAGTAGTGGGCACTTA TGGATATATGTCTCCTGAATATGCATTAGATGGATTCTTTTCGACCAAATCTGATGTTTTCAGCTTTGGTGTAGTCTTACTAGAGATTATAAGTGGAAAAAAGAACACTGGATTTTATCAATCCAGCCAAGTTCCAAGCCTTTTAGGCTAC GCATGGAAACTGTGGACAGAGAATAAGTTGATAGATTTAATGGACATGAGTTTAGTAGAAAGTTGCAATGAGAATCAGTTTATTAGGTGTGCACATGCTGCACTCTTGTGTGTCCAAGATGAACCAAGTGACCGACCAAGCATGTCAAGTGTAGTGACCATGCTCGATAGTGAGACTTCAACCCTTCCAACCCCAAAACAACCAACATTTTTTGCCAGCAGAGGCCAACCCACAACTTCTTCCAGTAAATCAACAGAAATAAATATGCAATTTGAGAGTACCACTCATTATCAGGAAGGTCGATAG